A region from the Linepithema humile isolate Giens D197 chromosome 1, Lhum_UNIL_v1.0, whole genome shotgun sequence genome encodes:
- the v gene encoding tryptophan 2,3-dioxygenase isoform X1 codes for MACPMLGGVVEDHGQDEMLTQEPGMLYGEYLRLDKILSAQRLLSAEYSNEVHDEHLFIVTHQAYELWFKQIIFELDSVRALFNSESNTYNASNDHSTASQDNGVSHILNETKTLEILKRLNRIVLILKLLVDQLTILETMTPLDFMAFRDYLCPASGFQSLQFRLLENKLGVKQEHRVKYNQGYVRVFGRDPKAIEAIKRSEEEHSLSTLVQRWLTRTPGLETDDFDFWGKYKRSVEKMLAEQEQTAHKQPKQIREYLLTNVRSRQAVFETIFNESLHNAFVSRGERRFSHGALQGAIMITLYRDEPRFSQPHQILMALMDIDSLITKWRYNHVIMVQRMIGSQQLGTGGSSGYQYLKSTLSDRYKVFLDLFNLSTFLIPRHMIPPLTKQMKTKLSIAWNGWNSNDNQNNSEDS; via the exons atggCTTGCCCAATGTTAGGGGGTGTCGT AGAGGACCACGGACAAGATGAGATGCTAACACAAGAACCAGGAATGCTTTACGGTGAATATCTACGATTAGATAAAATCTTGTCCGCGCAAAGACTTCTCAGCGCCGAATACAGCAATGAAGTTCACGATGAGCATCTCTTTATTGTCACTCATCAAG CTTACGAGCTTTGgttcaaacaaattattttcgagCTCGATTCCGTCAGGGCGCTCTTCAACTCCGAATCCAACACTTACAACGCTTCCAATGATCACTCGACTGCCAGCCAGGATAATGGAGTTTCTCACATCTTGAACGAGACGAAAACTCTGGAAATCTTGAAGCGACTGAATCGCATCGTGCTTATCCTAAAA CTATTGGTGGATCAATTGACAATCCTAGAAACGATGACACCGTTGGACTTCATGGCGTTTCGAGACTACTTGTGCCCAGCCTCGGGTTTCCAGTCGCTGCAGTTCCGTCTATTGGAGAACAAACTGGGCGTGAAGCAGGAACACAGGGTGAAATATAATCAGGGTTACGTGAGAGTGTTTGGGCGAGATCCTAAGGCCATTGAAGCGATCAAACGCTCGGAGGAGGAGCACAGCCTCAGTACTCTAGTCCAAAGATGGTTAACCAGGACACCGGGGCTCGAGACCGACGACTTCGATTTCTGGGGGAAGTACAAGCGATCAGTGGAAAAGATGCTGGCCGAGCAAGAACAAACCGCACAT AAACAACCGAAGCAGATCAGAGAATACCTGTTGACTAACGTGCGTTCGCGCCAGGCGGTTTTCGaaactatttttaatgaatctcTTCATAACGCTTTCGTGTCGCGTGGCGAACGCAGATTTTCGCATGGAGCTCTGCAAGGAGCGATCATGATAACCTTGTATCGAGACGAGCCACGGTTCAGCCAACCGCATCAAATTCTCATGGCACTAATGGATATCGACTCTCTAATCACGAAATGGAGGT ATAATCACGTTATCATGGTGCAAAGAATGATTGGATCTCAGCAACTGGGCACAGGAGGTTCTTCCGGCTATCAATATTTGAAGTCCACGCTAAG CGATAGGTACAAGGTCTTTCTAGACTTATTCAATTTATCAACTTTTTTGATACCTCGCCACATGATACCGCCGTTGACGAAGCAAATGAAGACAAAATTGTCAATCGCCTGGAATGGTTGGAATTCGAACGATAACCAAAATAACTCGGAAGATTCTTGA
- the v gene encoding tryptophan 2,3-dioxygenase isoform X3, giving the protein MACPMLGGVVEDHGQDEMLTQEPGMLYGEYLRLDKILSAQRLLSAEYSNEVHDEHLFIVTHQAYELWFKQIIFELDSVRALFNSESNTYNASNDHSTASQDNGVSHILNETKTLEILKRLNRIVLILKLLVDQLTILETMTPLDFMAFRDYLCPASGFQSLQFRLLENKLGVKQEHRVKYNQGYVRVFGRDPKAIEAIKRSEEEHSLSTLVQRWLTRTPGLETDDFDFWGKYKRSVEKMLAEQEQTAHKQPKQIREYLLTNVRSRQAVFETIFNESLHNAFVSRGERRFSHGALQGAIMITLYRDEPRFSQPHQILMALMDIDSLITKWRYNHVIMVQRMIGSQQLGTGGSSGYQYLKSTLRRSCAETLGQLTYNVCASPSQTNGVYSIWFWCNGGSR; this is encoded by the exons atggCTTGCCCAATGTTAGGGGGTGTCGT AGAGGACCACGGACAAGATGAGATGCTAACACAAGAACCAGGAATGCTTTACGGTGAATATCTACGATTAGATAAAATCTTGTCCGCGCAAAGACTTCTCAGCGCCGAATACAGCAATGAAGTTCACGATGAGCATCTCTTTATTGTCACTCATCAAG CTTACGAGCTTTGgttcaaacaaattattttcgagCTCGATTCCGTCAGGGCGCTCTTCAACTCCGAATCCAACACTTACAACGCTTCCAATGATCACTCGACTGCCAGCCAGGATAATGGAGTTTCTCACATCTTGAACGAGACGAAAACTCTGGAAATCTTGAAGCGACTGAATCGCATCGTGCTTATCCTAAAA CTATTGGTGGATCAATTGACAATCCTAGAAACGATGACACCGTTGGACTTCATGGCGTTTCGAGACTACTTGTGCCCAGCCTCGGGTTTCCAGTCGCTGCAGTTCCGTCTATTGGAGAACAAACTGGGCGTGAAGCAGGAACACAGGGTGAAATATAATCAGGGTTACGTGAGAGTGTTTGGGCGAGATCCTAAGGCCATTGAAGCGATCAAACGCTCGGAGGAGGAGCACAGCCTCAGTACTCTAGTCCAAAGATGGTTAACCAGGACACCGGGGCTCGAGACCGACGACTTCGATTTCTGGGGGAAGTACAAGCGATCAGTGGAAAAGATGCTGGCCGAGCAAGAACAAACCGCACAT AAACAACCGAAGCAGATCAGAGAATACCTGTTGACTAACGTGCGTTCGCGCCAGGCGGTTTTCGaaactatttttaatgaatctcTTCATAACGCTTTCGTGTCGCGTGGCGAACGCAGATTTTCGCATGGAGCTCTGCAAGGAGCGATCATGATAACCTTGTATCGAGACGAGCCACGGTTCAGCCAACCGCATCAAATTCTCATGGCACTAATGGATATCGACTCTCTAATCACGAAATGGAGGT ATAATCACGTTATCATGGTGCAAAGAATGATTGGATCTCAGCAACTGGGCACAGGAGGTTCTTCCGGCTATCAATATTTGAAGTCCACGCTAAG GCGAAGCTGTGCAGAAACGTTGGGACAACTTACGTACAATGTTTGTGCGAGCCCATCGCAAACGAATGGAGTATATTCCATCTGGTTCTGGTGCAATGGAGGGTCTAGATGA
- the v gene encoding tryptophan 2,3-dioxygenase isoform X2, which translates to MRTCEMRFREDHGQDEMLTQEPGMLYGEYLRLDKILSAQRLLSAEYSNEVHDEHLFIVTHQAYELWFKQIIFELDSVRALFNSESNTYNASNDHSTASQDNGVSHILNETKTLEILKRLNRIVLILKLLVDQLTILETMTPLDFMAFRDYLCPASGFQSLQFRLLENKLGVKQEHRVKYNQGYVRVFGRDPKAIEAIKRSEEEHSLSTLVQRWLTRTPGLETDDFDFWGKYKRSVEKMLAEQEQTAHKQPKQIREYLLTNVRSRQAVFETIFNESLHNAFVSRGERRFSHGALQGAIMITLYRDEPRFSQPHQILMALMDIDSLITKWRYNHVIMVQRMIGSQQLGTGGSSGYQYLKSTLSDRYKVFLDLFNLSTFLIPRHMIPPLTKQMKTKLSIAWNGWNSNDNQNNSEDS; encoded by the exons AGAGGACCACGGACAAGATGAGATGCTAACACAAGAACCAGGAATGCTTTACGGTGAATATCTACGATTAGATAAAATCTTGTCCGCGCAAAGACTTCTCAGCGCCGAATACAGCAATGAAGTTCACGATGAGCATCTCTTTATTGTCACTCATCAAG CTTACGAGCTTTGgttcaaacaaattattttcgagCTCGATTCCGTCAGGGCGCTCTTCAACTCCGAATCCAACACTTACAACGCTTCCAATGATCACTCGACTGCCAGCCAGGATAATGGAGTTTCTCACATCTTGAACGAGACGAAAACTCTGGAAATCTTGAAGCGACTGAATCGCATCGTGCTTATCCTAAAA CTATTGGTGGATCAATTGACAATCCTAGAAACGATGACACCGTTGGACTTCATGGCGTTTCGAGACTACTTGTGCCCAGCCTCGGGTTTCCAGTCGCTGCAGTTCCGTCTATTGGAGAACAAACTGGGCGTGAAGCAGGAACACAGGGTGAAATATAATCAGGGTTACGTGAGAGTGTTTGGGCGAGATCCTAAGGCCATTGAAGCGATCAAACGCTCGGAGGAGGAGCACAGCCTCAGTACTCTAGTCCAAAGATGGTTAACCAGGACACCGGGGCTCGAGACCGACGACTTCGATTTCTGGGGGAAGTACAAGCGATCAGTGGAAAAGATGCTGGCCGAGCAAGAACAAACCGCACAT AAACAACCGAAGCAGATCAGAGAATACCTGTTGACTAACGTGCGTTCGCGCCAGGCGGTTTTCGaaactatttttaatgaatctcTTCATAACGCTTTCGTGTCGCGTGGCGAACGCAGATTTTCGCATGGAGCTCTGCAAGGAGCGATCATGATAACCTTGTATCGAGACGAGCCACGGTTCAGCCAACCGCATCAAATTCTCATGGCACTAATGGATATCGACTCTCTAATCACGAAATGGAGGT ATAATCACGTTATCATGGTGCAAAGAATGATTGGATCTCAGCAACTGGGCACAGGAGGTTCTTCCGGCTATCAATATTTGAAGTCCACGCTAAG CGATAGGTACAAGGTCTTTCTAGACTTATTCAATTTATCAACTTTTTTGATACCTCGCCACATGATACCGCCGTTGACGAAGCAAATGAAGACAAAATTGTCAATCGCCTGGAATGGTTGGAATTCGAACGATAACCAAAATAACTCGGAAGATTCTTGA
- the v gene encoding tryptophan 2,3-dioxygenase isoform X4 has translation MLTQEPGMLYGEYLRLDKILSAQRLLSAEYSNEVHDEHLFIVTHQAYELWFKQIIFELDSVRALFNSESNTYNASNDHSTASQDNGVSHILNETKTLEILKRLNRIVLILKLLVDQLTILETMTPLDFMAFRDYLCPASGFQSLQFRLLENKLGVKQEHRVKYNQGYVRVFGRDPKAIEAIKRSEEEHSLSTLVQRWLTRTPGLETDDFDFWGKYKRSVEKMLAEQEQTAHKQPKQIREYLLTNVRSRQAVFETIFNESLHNAFVSRGERRFSHGALQGAIMITLYRDEPRFSQPHQILMALMDIDSLITKWRYNHVIMVQRMIGSQQLGTGGSSGYQYLKSTLSDRYKVFLDLFNLSTFLIPRHMIPPLTKQMKTKLSIAWNGWNSNDNQNNSEDS, from the exons ATGCTAACACAAGAACCAGGAATGCTTTACGGTGAATATCTACGATTAGATAAAATCTTGTCCGCGCAAAGACTTCTCAGCGCCGAATACAGCAATGAAGTTCACGATGAGCATCTCTTTATTGTCACTCATCAAG CTTACGAGCTTTGgttcaaacaaattattttcgagCTCGATTCCGTCAGGGCGCTCTTCAACTCCGAATCCAACACTTACAACGCTTCCAATGATCACTCGACTGCCAGCCAGGATAATGGAGTTTCTCACATCTTGAACGAGACGAAAACTCTGGAAATCTTGAAGCGACTGAATCGCATCGTGCTTATCCTAAAA CTATTGGTGGATCAATTGACAATCCTAGAAACGATGACACCGTTGGACTTCATGGCGTTTCGAGACTACTTGTGCCCAGCCTCGGGTTTCCAGTCGCTGCAGTTCCGTCTATTGGAGAACAAACTGGGCGTGAAGCAGGAACACAGGGTGAAATATAATCAGGGTTACGTGAGAGTGTTTGGGCGAGATCCTAAGGCCATTGAAGCGATCAAACGCTCGGAGGAGGAGCACAGCCTCAGTACTCTAGTCCAAAGATGGTTAACCAGGACACCGGGGCTCGAGACCGACGACTTCGATTTCTGGGGGAAGTACAAGCGATCAGTGGAAAAGATGCTGGCCGAGCAAGAACAAACCGCACAT AAACAACCGAAGCAGATCAGAGAATACCTGTTGACTAACGTGCGTTCGCGCCAGGCGGTTTTCGaaactatttttaatgaatctcTTCATAACGCTTTCGTGTCGCGTGGCGAACGCAGATTTTCGCATGGAGCTCTGCAAGGAGCGATCATGATAACCTTGTATCGAGACGAGCCACGGTTCAGCCAACCGCATCAAATTCTCATGGCACTAATGGATATCGACTCTCTAATCACGAAATGGAGGT ATAATCACGTTATCATGGTGCAAAGAATGATTGGATCTCAGCAACTGGGCACAGGAGGTTCTTCCGGCTATCAATATTTGAAGTCCACGCTAAG CGATAGGTACAAGGTCTTTCTAGACTTATTCAATTTATCAACTTTTTTGATACCTCGCCACATGATACCGCCGTTGACGAAGCAAATGAAGACAAAATTGTCAATCGCCTGGAATGGTTGGAATTCGAACGATAACCAAAATAACTCGGAAGATTCTTGA
- the LOC105680118 gene encoding cathepsin O-like: NQKHAKESYHSQYTMNSTNHVKKMTDLSLKYDWRDRGIIGPVRNQESCKAWWAFNIIGIVESMYAIETGTLYSLSVQELIDCVLDYGCTNGGNIHNALLLLMIRNTTIVSENAYPLTWKTDACKLSEVSAETLRVAITNFEYKSYVDREYYLLNRLVNHGPVAYVNAINWQNYRSGIIDYNCDDSIFNMNHAVQIVGYDTMGMIPYYIVKSSWGSNFGENGYLRLAMNKNICGKINYERRACDIQLNRSSISADE; encoded by the exons aatcaaaaacatGCAAAAGAATCGTATCATTCTCAATATACTATGAACTCAACTAATCACGTAAAAAAGATGACAGACTTATCTCTCAAGTATGATTGGCGGGATAGAGGAATCATAGGACCTGTTCGAAATCAAGAATCTTGCAAAGCATGGTGGGCATTCAACATTATCGGAATAGTCGAATCCATGTACGCCATCGAAACCGGAACTTTGTATTCCCTTAGCGTGCAAGAA CTGATCGATTGCGTTCTTGATTATGGTTGTACAAACGGCGGTAATATACACAATGCACTCCTCTTGCTAATGATTAGAAATACTACAATTGTTTCTGAGAACGCTTACCCTCTCACATGGAAAACCGACGCATGCAAATTGTCTGA agtGTCTGCAGAAACATTAAGAGTGGCGATAAcgaattttgaatataaaag CTATGTGGATAGAGAGTATTATCTTTTGAACCGGCTCGTTAATCACGGACCTGTAGCTTATGTAAACGCCATAAACTGGCAGAATTATCGAAGTGGTATAATAGATTATAATTGCGACGACtccatttttaatatgaatcATGCGGTGCAAATAGTGGGATACGATACAATGGGGATGATACCGTATTACATCGTTAAAAGCTCGTGGGGATCCAATTTTGGTGAAAATGGTTATCTTCGCcttgcaatgaataaaaatatatgcggTAAGATCAATTATGAACGGAGAGCATGtgatattcaattaaatagaTCATCCATTTCAGCGGACGAGTAA
- the LOC105680120 gene encoding uncharacterized protein yields the protein MAACDANYKFTWVDIGDYGGISDGGVWANSDFGRSLDRGQVDLPFPQHWPGMVEPMPFTFVGDAAFPLRTFMMRPYAKPKRRRNQGQQEKGERNEENYYDRDVVVGLGMPETIFNYRLSRARRVIENAFGILVAKWTILKGSIACNLKTCETIVLALVVLHNFLLSSEEELPTQQHRYNVQGLTDQEGSHGELFQNGAWRREVPDINIFQRIGRMGNNNAAADAIKLRNTLRDYFVSKAGEIEWQYEIATRNNPIMRGPL from the exons aTGGCAGCCTGCGATGCaaactataaatttacatGGGTAGATATAGGTGACTATG gtGGCATTTCTGATGGTGGAGTGTGGGCAAACTCCGACTTTGGTCGTAGCCTGGACAGAGGACAAGTGGATTTACCTTTCCCTCAGCATTGGCCTGGAATGGTGGAACCAATGCCTTTTACGTTTGTCGGTGATGCTGCATTTCCTcttagaacctttatgatgaGACCGTATGCAAAACCCAAGCGAAGGAGAAACCAAGGACAGCAAgaaaagggagaaagaaatgaagaaaattattacgaCAGAGATGTTGTTGTGGGTCTGGGAATGCCAGAAACGATTTTCAACTACCGACTCTCAAGGGCTAGGAGAGTTATAGAGAATGCCTTCGGTATTCTTGTGGCAAAGTGGACCATTTTGAAAGGCAGCATCGCCTGTAATTTGAAGACCTGTGAAACAATAGTGTTAGCTTTGGTGGTGCTCCATAATTTCCTTCTGTCTTCTGAAGAAGAATTGCCAACGCAACAACATCGATACAATGTTCAAGGATTGACTGACCAGGAAGGGTCACATGGTGAGCTATTTCAAAATGGTGCATGGCGTAGAGAAGTGcctgatataaatatattccaaCGAATTGGAAGGATGGGTAATAACAATGCAGCCGCTGATGCCATCAAACTTAGAAATACCTTAAGGGACTACTTTGTAAGCAAAGCTGGTGAAATTGAATGGCAATACGAAATTGCTACTCGAAATAATCCTATTATGAGAGGACCATTGTAG